The following are from one region of the Nicotiana tomentosiformis chromosome 7, ASM39032v3, whole genome shotgun sequence genome:
- the LOC104098409 gene encoding FBD-associated F-box protein At5g60610-like has protein sequence METSSTKPKLLGASITSTSEGIDRISYLPDEILHNVLSSLYIFDVVQLSILSKRWNYICRAMPYLHFDIIRFGNERVKRLWDRQLAEQVKDFINWVLISRCATNTRLVRFKICSSNFFDKVAIFRWIRVITKRNVQELVLSFRLAEPFELPYCVATCESLRVLKLQLSGDMLKLPNHLGFCQLQLLHLLEVELSNEHLMSCLFSTCPLLEKLILGDCTFGTMTVLDIASTSLVYVYIVNYANNGLSYSNCNVKISCPNLKVLKYGAPMAKDIIIENLFPIEVVHIFFFDVRNPLKEIGMLTYKMIKNVPSTSALKLCMVSVRGVYRMAHEVRNSPVVFYKLKSLKLTVVIDEACMQAMILLLKHSPNLEVLNLFSDENFGWDENWKLHDPSESIVCLKSHLKLIQLTGFKYEENEMELLRFFLKNARVLEKLIIIWADFADISKKASEVVLKYPKTSSHTVVTFLDVNPKPKRFYRHNII, from the coding sequence ATGGAAACATCATCAACAAAACCCAAGTTGTTGGGTGCATCTATTACCAGTACAAGTGAAGGAATTGACAGAATAAGTTATTTGCCTGATGAAATACTCCACAATGTCCTTTCATCTCTCTACATTTTTGATGTGGTTCAGCTAAGCATATTGTCGAAAAGATGGAACTATATATGTAGGGCAATGCCTTACTTGCATTTTGATATTATTCGCTTTGGTAATGAACGGGTTAAACGGCTTTGGGATCGACAATTGGCTGAGCAAGTCAAAGATTTTATCAATTGGGTCTTAATTTCCCGATGCGCCACTAACACTAGACTTGTTCGCTTTAAAATCTGTTCTAGCAATTTTTTTGATAAGGTGGCCATTTTCCGGTGGATTCGTGTGATAACAAAGCGAAATGTTCAAGAACTTGTGTTAAGTTTTCGTCTTGCTGAGCCATTTGAGTTGCCGTATTGTGTTGCAACTTGTGAATCTTTACGAGTTTTGAAATTACAACTGTCTGGGGATATGCTTAAGTTGCCTAATCATTTGGGATTTTGTCAGCTCCAATTGCTTCATCTTTTGGAAGTTGAGTTATCGAACGAGCATTTGATGAGTTGCTTGTTCTCAACATGTCCTCTTCTTGAAAAACTAATACTAGGAGATTGTACTTTTGGAACTATGACTGTGCTTGATATTGCTTCGACATCTCTGGTTTATGTGTATATAGTAAACTATGCTAACAATGGACTAAGTTACAGCAATTGTAATGTCAAAATTTCTTGCCCAAATCTCAAGGTCTTGAAATATGGTGCTCCAATGGCAAAGGATATAATTATAGAGAATCTCTTCCCTATAGAAGTTGTTCACATCTTCTTTTTCGATGTGCGTAACCCCTTAAAGGAAATTGGCATGCTTACGTATAAGATGATCAAGAATGTTCCTTCTACGTCAGCTTTGAAATTATGCATGGTTTCTGTTCGGGGTGTATATCGGATGGCTCATGAAGTAAGAAACTCTCCGGTCGTGTTTTATAAGCTCAAGTCCTTAAAATTGACGGTGGTAATTGATGAAGCTTGCATGCAAGCTATGATATTATTGCTCAAGCATTCTCCTAATTTGGAGGTTCTTAATTTGTTTTCGGATGAGAATTTTGGCTGGGATGAGAACTGGAAGCTGCATGACCCTAGTGAAAGCATAGTGTGCTTGAAATCTCATCTAAAGTTGATTCAGTTGACTGGTtttaaatatgaagaaaatgagaTGGAGCTACTAAGGTTTTTCCTGAAGAATGCGCGAGTATTGGAAAAATTGATAATTATTTGGGCCGACTTTGCTGACATATCAAAAAAGGCATCAGAGGTGGTTTTGAAGTATCCCAAAACTTCTTCACATACTGTTGTGACATTTCTTGATGTCAACCCCAAACCAAAAAGATTTTACCGGCACAATATAATTTAA
- the LOC138896375 gene encoding uncharacterized protein yields the protein MWDDSRPTVLAKGMLFPDKARLSRAAKMYSIKKCREMTVWESSPDVYKVVCRRWFAGCHWMLRASKKNTGLWKVGKYISTHRCEMDTFNGNHYNLDIDLISLVYIPHLEASIRYKIKEYITLAHQEYGHTITKRKLYPAIDDFPHCRPIISIDGTHVYGKYDIMLLIAVAVDANGQIFPLDFAICANESQETWTLFLNHLKEHVVKQRFSICLMSDRHGGILSSVENLPAWQEPYAYNRYCVRHLKANFQKAHPNKDLHDLMWMAATDHQEHKFRRHMESIRKEDKRVYRWLIRHELDKWTLHADGGRRWEILTTNVSESFNGLLKSARGLPVTTMVRMSFKQMAERFVERAAIATSLMEKGVEFMPLPMKRFEKYRRRAHWHSFLQYDQDRNIFEIRTAIHQNRGNNVHTINESTRLCSYGKWSIYHMPSSHAIRCFQHVCLGPTNYVDKQYSIAAHLNTYSGQLQPMGAEHYWLPEPFKMVCNKEFLRRIQVQKRTRIQNQMDVSDTVYARKCGICSQTGHDRRKCPSASLGGGGNPAPGGSSSNVPNYQGYM from the exons atgtgggatgattctagaccaacggtgctggcaaagggcatgctttttcctgataaagcgcgcctaagcagggcaGCGAAAATGTACAGCATAAAAAagtgtcgtgagatgacggtatgggagtcaagtccggatgtatacaaggttgtttgccGCAGATGGTTTGCGGGTTGtcattggatgctgcgtgcgagcaAGAAGAACACAGGTCTGTGGAAAGTGGGTAAATATATTTCCACCCACagatgtgaaatggacacattcaatgggaatcactacaacttggatattgacttgatttctcttgtctatattccacaccttgaagcgtccataaggtataaaATCAAAGAGTACATTACATTAGCCCACCAGGAATATGGCCATactattaccaaaagaaag ctctacccag caattgatgatTTTCCGCATTGCCGGCCgataatatccatagacggcactcatgtctatggaaagtatgatatcatGTTGTTGATCGctgttgcagtagatgctaatggacaaatatttcctctagattttgctatttgtgccaatgaaagtcaAGAGACGTGGACGCTGTTTTTGAACCATTTGAaagagcacgttgtcaaacagCGTTTCAGTATTTGTCTAATGtctgatcggcatggtggtatcttaagttctgtagagaatttgcctgcatggcaagaaccttatgcctacaaccgttactgtgtgaggcacctgaaggccaatttccagaaggcacatcccaacaaGGATCTGCATGATTTGATGTGGATGGCAGCAACAGACCACCAAGAACATAAATTCAggaggcacatggaatctatcaggaAGGAAGACAAGAGAGTCTATCGTTGGTTGatacgacatgagcttgacaagtggactttgcatgcggatggtggaagAAGGTGggaaattctgactacaaatgtgtcagagtctttcaacgggttattgaagtcggcAAGAGGATTGCCTGTCACTACCATGGTGCGCATGTcgttcaagcagatggcggaaaggtttgttgaaagggctgcAATTGCAACGTCATTGATGGAaaagggtgttgaatttatgccactgccgatgaagagatttgagaaatacaggcggcgagcacattggcattcatttttacaGTATGATCAGgacagaaatatttttgaaattcgcaccgctatccatcaaaatcggGGGAATAATGTACATACTATAAATGAATCTACAAGGTTATGCTCTTatgggaaatggtccatctaccacatgccgAGCTCACATGCCATCAGGTGCTTTCAACATGTGTgtttagggccaaccaactacgttgataaacaATATAGTATTGCTGCACACTTAAAtacctatagtgggcagttgcagccaatgggtgctgagcattattggctaccggaaccatttaaaatggtgtgtaacaaggagtttTTGCGTCGAATACAGGTGCAGAAGAGAACGCGTATacagaaccaaatggatgttagcgataccgtttatgcgcgcaaatgtggtatatgctcgcaaacaggacatgaccgtcgaaaatgtccttcggctagtttgggtggcggtggtaatccAGCTCCTGGTGGGAGTTcttctaatgtgcccaactatcaaggatacaTGTAG